The Alnus glutinosa chromosome 10, dhAlnGlut1.1, whole genome shotgun sequence DNA window AAgtatgttgaaaattatttcatgaaaatttaagttttcttccaatttgaatatttcaactttccctctattttttcaattactcTTTGTGTGTGCTTTACAAGCATTTATCTTGCTATTATACTATATAGGATTTTGAGTACACATGTGCTAGTTGTGTCATCTCGTCGCACACATGTGTGTCGCTTAATCGCTTTAGACGCATTTAGTACTTACGCATCGTTGCACACGAGTTTATTGTTTACTTGGGTATTTTTCTGATGTGGACAACTGTTTTTTTaacagtaatattttttttgaataattaacTGTTTACTCAACCGTcaaaaactaaattttctaagtatttttttaacagtcagaaactttttttttcaacggTCAAAAACTGCTATAAACTGTTTCTGCaatttagataatttttttttttttcagcattttttggttaatctttttatttttcttcttcttctatgcTGTTCTAATTTTTGTTTCAGAGTACTATTTTAGAATTTGCAATCTACATATTATATTCAGACAATATTATATTCTGAGGCCgtaattttttggtttctttaattTCTATAGTACCAcatagggatgtaatcgagtcGAGCCAAGTCGAGTtcgaagatttcaagactggctcatttatgagtcgagcttgAATTCGAGCTGAgctataaattacatgttcaagctcggctcgtttaaaactcgggcgagctcgagttcgttgaaaatgacattcgagccgagccgggttactggACAAGTTCGGCTCAACTAGAACTCgatgtaaactattaaatttttcaataagtgatcaaagcagaattcaagcccaagtttatgaacaacctctatgcatttattaataacacacatatataatatgtaagtatataaggcatgttataaaatatattacataactatagtttataagtaacaaattaataatatgttattatatataaatacatagtataaactatggtatatgtataatgtgaacaaatagtaagtctaatatattctatataactaagtaactataatataagtataatatataactattgttaaccatgtgtgatgtgatatatgtgtttatatatatatgctaactatttaatattgttatattgttatatactaactattaataacttaatatgttaatataacatactaaatattgttatcaaagtattataattaatatgtaatactatatatattatactatgtttactatttactaatatatatgtaagatatgaacgagctaacgagtcgaactaacgagtcgggcgagcAATCCGGTtgagctttaaacgagttgagctcgcGAGCCTCTATCGAGTTTTATCGAGCGAGTCGGATATGTATCATTTACTAATCGAGCGAGTTTcaacagtaacgatcgagtttctacagtatcaagctcgagttcgaatcgggctaaaccgagcgggtatcgagcggACTGTTGAACAGACtggcttatttacatccctagacTACTACCACATCTTtatttgtaacaaaataattgaaaaggcaaaaaaaaaataaaagggaaaaatatatattaacctCCCAAATTatcaccctttctccggatggcaccctGAACTACCAATACTTGCActccgaccccccaaactaccactttctgattttttggccccatccgtctatttataccgttaattctaacagaatttgaccaaaaactcaaaaatacccctcccttaatcGTGAGGGAGGGGTATTTTTCGAAATTCTGTTTGAAATTGACGGTATAAATGGACGGATGtagccaaaaaatcagaaagtggtagtttagggggccagaatctaagcattggaaATTTAGGAGGCCATCCGAATAAaggatggtagtttgggggctaatatatattttttccaaaataaaattaccaaaattcacTAGAAAAAGGGatttaacctaattttttttaattaaatccgGATAAAGCGAATTTTGgtgaatataaaaatatagaCAGCCATTGATTGGAAGGGTCTGGGTCAGCTTTGCGTGTTTGGTCAAGTAAAGTGAGTAGGCAGTAGTGTATAGTCGAGTCACGGGGCCTTCTAAGTATCAAATCACttggcattttccggtgttgtCATTGTGCGGTCAAATCAGTAGCGTCCTTTGAAATGATtgaatcatttatttattttatttgtatttttaaattgttttagtttggtttgattataatgtcaaaaaatttacccatttttcaatatttgaattaagggttaaatacttatgaggtacttgagttttacgtgtttttaaatttagtacttcagtttcatttcgtatcacaggtagtacctgaatttgggaGAAAAAATCATTGTACTATTTCttgtccaaatttcaacttctcgccacgtgtcaacctcagcggttgacacgtggtaccacataaaaaaaattaaaaattaaaaaattaaaaaaatgattaaaattaaaaaaaaaaaaagaaaaaaaaagaggggtggctgagccaccccccttggccaccatggggtggttcggccaccccagaccggccagaccggccaagggggtgggcggcacccccatggtggccaaggggggtgggcagcacccccatggtggccaaggggggtggcttctcttttttttttttttttttttttttttttaattttaatcatttttttaattttttttaatttttttttatgtggtgccacgtgtcaacctcagcggttgacacgtggcgagaagttgaaatttggacgagaaatagcacaatgattttttcttccaaattcaggtactacctgtgatacgaaatgaaactgaagtactaaatttaaaaacacgtaaaactcaagtacctctggggtatttaacccttgaaTTAACCATCTTCTCTTTTGTTCAGATCAGAAGTAGGACAGGTCTTCCTATGTAACCCTTTCCCtcaattaaatagaaaaacaaaaaaaataaaataaaatcaatagcATCGTCTCCCAAATCAAAATTCATATTAGCATAAAATAGCAAACAAATGGGATTGttaagatttaaaaatatatatcatagttaggtgattttatattatttaaatttttaaaagatgtgTTAATATTGATTTCATACATATcgttaaattaattaactttaaattctgacttttcatttaaaataaaataaaaaagctctTGTTCCTATGAAGGAgttatttctaaatttttgtATTTGGATGGGGTTGTGATTCAGGTATTACTACTGTGCACAACCCCAAGATATATTGAGGTGGGACTTATATAATAGGTCTCATCTGAGTCATCTTAATTTGTCTTAAGGTTGTgaactaattgtatttttatcatttctcattcGGACGAAATGTGATATTTTTACAccttttttatagtttttacaCATTTTGTATTTGCATTTATATTTGATGTGTgatttatgtatgtatgtgaCTCATATTAGACAATTCCAAAgtaagtttaaatttttaaattacctCACTCAGGCTATCCATAATCATCAAAACGCTTGAAAATGCCGCtaattaaaaatgtggcatgagttacacaaaaataattttcattctaAAAGGTTTATTTTTACATTAGAAATCACTATTCACTTCTCATTCAATTGTTTTTACTTTccattcaattgtttttttacaaaatatattatttcttttatacttGTTAATCTTTTCCTTAcctttaattaaagtaaaaggaaaaaattaatattttaatgatataagaaaaaataaaaaaaagttccGGTGGTGGTGTTTTTTATAAGaaagtaaaatgtatttttattttctatatttaaagaaaatagttaaaaaaactGATATTAATGCTCTAATATCACATCAATCTCATGTTAAATAACTCTTCAAACAAAAGTTCTACTACAAAATGGTTTCCCAAACATACCAAATTTTtggctcaattttttttttagaacagcAAGAATCTGTTCAAAATATACTCGATTCACAGCACTAATCtataatctttttaattttagggATGCCTAAAAATGGCTgtaatttaagaatttaaaatttattgtcCCATTTTTGTGAGAGCAGAGCTTGAGCTTGAGCTGGGAAGAATGGCAAGATATGTGCCTGAGGAAGTGGTGGTGAAGATACTGTCGAGGCTGCCTCCAAAATCTCTTATCCGATTCAAGAGTGTCTCCAAAAGGTGGCAAGCTCTCATAGGAAACCCTGATTTCCTCTCCAAAAACCTACTCAACCACTCCATTATCACCCAAAGCTCCAGTGATCCTCTCCGTCATATCATCTTCTTTGCCAGAGACAAATACGACCCCGGAACGCAAATACACTCTTTCCGCTCTTACGACTCCCTCCACTGCGCGTCTCAAGCACCTCTGAATCTCCCACCAGCACCAACATTTGACATAGTCGCTTCCTGTAATGGCATGCTCTGCCTCTGGGCCTATGTGCCAAGCGACGTCTATCTCTGGAATCCTGCAACTTCATCAGAACTCAAGGCTCTCCCGGCCGCGTCTTCTCACCGTCGACGTGCAGCCGATGTGTATCAGGTCGGGTTCGGTTTCGACTCTCGATCTAACGACTTCAAAGTGGTCAGGCTTCTTCATTTTGTAGACGGAGCTGGTACTCGATGGTATGAAGAAGAAATATACAGCCTAAGATGCGGTTCTTGGAGACAGCTTGATCTAAGCGTGGCCTTTGGGATATATGTCGATTCGCGGAGGGCAGCATTGGATGGGGTTTTCCTATGGTATCTTGACTACGGATACGAGGAACACCCTGTGGACGAAGATAAGGAGATAATAGTTGCATTTGACTTCAGCGATGAGGAGTTCCGAACAATGCTGTTTCTAGATGCTCGTTTTTTCCGTGATTACGGTCAATGCACGCGGACTGTCACGGAGTTGAAGGGATCTCTTGCTATGTTTGTTTTTCCTTGCCGGAAGAAAAACATGCATTTGGATATATGGGTCATGCTTGAATTTGGTGTTAGGGAGTCGTGGACTAGACTTCTTAGCATTGGATTCCCATTGCATTTGGAAAGGCCATTAGGGTTTTGGAAGAACGGAGAGTTGTTCATCGTGAATAGGGAGAGGCATCTGGTCTTGTATGATGTTTTGGCACAAACAGAGACGAATCTTCAATTTGAAGGGTCTCGGGAGTTTCAAGTTGTAGACTACAAGCTGAGTTCGGCTTTGATCAATGGAGGGGAGGATAATCCTTGAGGTATGGCCCCATGCCCTTTGCTTGTTCAATtcatgtttctttctttctttctttcttttgttaaatAAGAATGTTTGGTCCTAAATTTTGAGTTTCATGTTATTGAGTGAAAGCTGGTTTGATACGGATCATACAGCATCATTTTCATATATAGAATTAGGTAAAAAGACTGAATTGAACAACGCATGTGTTTGACAAATTAACTGAAAGAGTAGTTGATTGCCTTTAGACTTTTATTAGGTAAAAAGAGTGATATATTTCAGCGATGCAGGCCCAATTCTAAGAGACCCAGGATTTTCATTGTTTCATTGCCactcattttgttttttgacaTCAATGATAGGCTCAGCAACTTGCCCCAAGATGTTCTTCATAACTTGCAATTGGTTAGCATTTACTTAATGGGCTGCTCATGTTGGCCACAAACCGAGGTGTAAAAGAGCTTGATCTTGATCTTGATCTTGAATCTGACATTTGTGAACACTGACAAGGacatcactttttcaaatctctAGCATAACCAGATTATAGTTTATTTCATTAATGATGAATGTGTTTAGGTTtagctatttttttaaaagaggtTATATGTTATTGACTCAATGCATTATTtatcttttgattctttttcaGCATCTTTCCCACCTGCGTGGTAAAGAAGGACGCTTTCACTAAATTGAAGACCTCAACTGTGCATGTAGCCATGTCTCAAGCACTCACCCATCTTTGAAGcagtttgttttgattttgaattagtAAATGGCAATGTCTGAAACATTTTAGCCATGAATGTCTTTCCCTCTATCTATctgtatatatctatatatcatGTGTAAATATTCCAAACTGTAGGACCTGTTTGTTGCGTAGGAAATGTCTCTTTAGACAGTCATGTACTCTTTATAAGTTTCTGCTGTTTCATTTAAAATTAGTCCTTTTGTGATATGCTCTGCATTTTTCAAGCGCAAATCTGATGTCGTAACAGAgttgagtaatgttacacacacTCAAACTTCTCTCTACCTAATTTTCACACTTCCCTAAATGGCTTTTAAACatctatttcaaattcaatggtggtTTGGTTTGTATCAAGatcttctacaatttttttctcaaattacaGAATTTAGGCTATATTTAGGCATTGAAACGCTTGAAAAATTCGGTAGCATATTATCGAGACAACCCGAAAGAATTTTTCTCCCacaaggcattttttttttaatttttgtgtagatgctttttttttctttttaaagagaATTAAAATACAGTtttgacttaattttttttttttttttttatgagatagAGAGCAAGaagtttatgaaaatatatttaattttcaacagTAATATGTTGCATTTTTATTAATAGATagcatttttgtagtgttttgatgctttgaaacaaattaagttTCCTAATTTCAGAATTAGGATCCGGATTTGATTTAAAAGCTACTCGAGAGATTGGGGCAATGAGTGGAGATAAGTGATAGTGTGTAGCATAATACTGGATTCTCAGTTATTAACCAAGGACTATCATGAAAATTTTCCAAAGCAATTGGCTGGTGCAGAAATGATGATTGTTACTTGTTACTTATTTTTAACTGCCATTTTGCCCTATCTTTAGATCATTCTTTGACCATTTGAATTACGGTGTATGAGTTTTTACCGGTTTATttcaaaattgttcttttttaaatattattttctatcaatCGTGTAGAATACAAAGCACAAatatcttcttctctttttatttatttatttatttattattatttttgtgaatACTCTGTTCTGACTGTGAATCTTCATTGGAGCTATTAACTAAGCAATTAACAAACCAAACTCACCGAAATCTAATATTgctttgaaaaaaacaaatatccaaTATGTTTTTGGTATTTGCATGCTCCTATAACTGGCATATACACACTATGAGATCGAATTCAATTTCTAAAACATTTTCTACTAAACCTTCAAGTGAAGTACGGTTTCGTTTTgtattgtttatgttttattttattttttcctattcaaTATTGGGAAGGGGAAAAGGGTTTAGTGAAGTAGTTTAAATGGCCATTAAATTTCttggcataattttttttactagaaAAAAATGATATAGTATACATACCCAGAAAACTCTCACTCTATTGAATATTAATAATGGTTTTCTCCAAAGTCTAAAcaatcaattgtatcaatgtccatcataaactattaaaaaaatgtcaatgtccttaATTGACTAAAATACTAttcatgaaattaaaaaaattgcactaaaaaaagtaaaaagtaaaataaaaattattaaaaaaatctaaaaaaagagCCACCCCttagattattaattttttattaaaatttatatatatattttttaataattttcagttaagCCAAACAACCCccattttttcctcttttttttcattaattttattattccttatatatataattttataattgtttataatttttctacttctttagatttaatattttttttacttcaaatttataaaaatatttttgtcttattgaatttttttttagaatcatTCTTATTCTTTTGTTGGCAATggaatattgacattttttttttaatttttttgatagtttagaaaCATTGAGAAGTCACTCTTATGACCCTCTAATagtgatgtggcttttaaaatcatcattagctTAATTGATCATTGTTGAGTTTTGATCGGGTAATTTTATAAGTCCTTCATGTGTCATTTTTGTGTTCCTAAAAAGTgaagtagcttttaaaatcacaatttgatcaaaatttaatagtaatcaaTTATAAGtacaat harbors:
- the LOC133878874 gene encoding F-box/kelch-repeat protein At3g23880-like is translated as MARYVPEEVVVKILSRLPPKSLIRFKSVSKRWQALIGNPDFLSKNLLNHSIITQSSSDPLRHIIFFARDKYDPGTQIHSFRSYDSLHCASQAPLNLPPAPTFDIVASCNGMLCLWAYVPSDVYLWNPATSSELKALPAASSHRRRAADVYQVGFGFDSRSNDFKVVRLLHFVDGAGTRWYEEEIYSLRCGSWRQLDLSVAFGIYVDSRRAALDGVFLWYLDYGYEEHPVDEDKEIIVAFDFSDEEFRTMLFLDARFFRDYGQCTRTVTELKGSLAMFVFPCRKKNMHLDIWVMLEFGVRESWTRLLSIGFPLHLERPLGFWKNGELFIVNRERHLVLYDVLAQTETNLQFEGSREFQVVDYKLSSALINGGEDNP